In Pseudomonadales bacterium, a single window of DNA contains:
- a CDS encoding formate hydrogenlyase, with protein sequence MLDILKQIARIGIITERRAQATPPSGESGESANAARRALGPALCMRHVDSGSCNGCELEIHALGNAYYNIEANGMKFVASPRHADLLLLTGPVSHHMHEALTRTHDAMPSPKLVLAVGDCAIDGGVFGAGYASHGGASGVIATDATVPGCPPPPEAIIDGIRRALR encoded by the coding sequence ATGCTCGACATCCTGAAACAGATCGCGCGTATCGGCATCATCACCGAAAGACGCGCTCAGGCAACACCGCCATCCGGGGAATCGGGAGAATCCGCCAACGCCGCACGACGCGCGCTCGGGCCCGCCCTGTGCATGCGTCATGTCGACAGCGGATCGTGCAACGGCTGCGAGCTCGAGATCCACGCACTCGGCAACGCCTATTACAACATCGAGGCGAACGGGATGAAGTTCGTCGCGAGTCCGCGTCATGCCGACCTGCTGCTGCTCACCGGGCCGGTGTCGCACCATATGCACGAGGCCCTGACACGCACCCACGACGCGATGCCGTCACCCAAGCTGGTGCTTGCGGTCGGAGATTGTGCGATCGACGGCGGCGTCTTCGGTGCCGGCTACGCGAGCCATGGCGGCGCCAGCGGCGTGATCGCCACCGATGCAACGGTGCCTGGCTGCCCACCGCCGCCCGAGGCGATCATCGACGGCATTCGCCGCGCGCTGCGC